One genomic region from Harpia harpyja isolate bHarHar1 chromosome 1, bHarHar1 primary haplotype, whole genome shotgun sequence encodes:
- the WIPF3 gene encoding WAS/WASL-interacting protein family member 3 isoform X2: MPVPPPPPPPPPPPPPPPSGGPPPPPPLASSEVPKLRKEDQKARNALLADIQQGTRLRKVTQINDRSAPQIEKPKGTNRDGVNPAINKGGTQQPLGGLFAGGFPVLRPAGQRDMPAGRPGQLPGVRAAAPKTSAAPTSSAAKASSNPSHPAEGPRAAVPPEPPSTSRAAAGPGRPSLPAPPPPPPASSKPSLTFPPPPALPPPAERPPKGVSPSAAPPPPLPPPQADKPTKFQAGASHPPPPPPPPPPPLPPSLPPVPPCGFPGRTTDFSAAASSPSEGRDCPPPAPPPPPPPPPHAHSLAANRLSFPPSPAFSSAASSADVPPPLPPKSPHLLSQFHKPSSIQSLPLPPTPGPPQPAAVAETRKKRPGRGAGTGAGRLVTPPQPPARSPTTELTSKSGVSAWATAHDLYPPLKNGNMHIIDDFESKFTFHSVEDFPPPDEFKPFQKIYPSKIARDPSKNPPLRTHVR; the protein is encoded by the exons GCAAGTTCAGAGGTACCAAAATTGCGAAAGGAAGACCAAAAAGCACGAAATGCACTCTTAGCTGATATCCAGCAGGGAACTCGCTTAAGGAAGGTGACTCAAATCAATGACCGCAGTGCACCACAGATTGAAA aacCCAAAGGAACTAACAGAGATGGAGTTAATCCAGCCATTAATAAAGGCGGCACTCAGCAGCCTCTGGGAGGCTTATTTGCTGGTGGCTTTCCTGTTCTCAGaccagcaggccagagggacatgCCAG CTGGGAGGCCTGGGCAGCTTCCTGGTGTCCGAGCAGCGGCTCCCAAGACCTCCGCCGCACCGACCAGCAGCGCTGCGAAGGCGAGCAGTAACCCCTCGCACCCAGCCGAAGGCCCAAGGGCGGCGGTCCCACCAGAGCCTCCCAGCACCTCCCGAGCCGCAGCCGGCCCGGGACGGCCCAGCCTGCCCGCCCCCCCTCCACCGCCTCCCGCTTCCAGCAAACCTTCCCTcactttccctcctccccccgctcTCCCGCCTCCGGCCGAGCGCCCTCCCAAGGGGGTGTCCCCCAGCGCTGCTCCTCCGcccccgctccctcctcctcaggctGACAAGCCCACCAAGTTCCAAGCAGGCGCTTCGcacccgcccccgccgccccctcctcctcctcctcctctccccccctccctgccccccgtGCCCCCCTGCGGGTTTCCAGGCAGGACAACCGACTTCTCTGCCGCTGCTTCCTCTCCGTCGGAGGGAAGGGATTGCCCACCTCCCGcaccgccgcccccgccgcctcctccgccacACGCGCACTCCCTGGCCGCGAACAGGCTCTCCTTTCCACCCTCCCCGGCCTTCAGCAGTGCCGCCAGCAGTGCTGACGtgccccccccgctgccccccaagTCTCCCCACCTGCTGTCGCAGTTCCACAAGCCAAGCAGCATCCAGTCGCTGCCGCTCCCTcccacccccggccccccgcagccCGCAGCGGTGGCGGAGACCAGGAAGAAGAGACCCGGCCGAGGCGCAG GAACCGGTGCTGGGAGGCTAGTCACACCTCCACAGCCACCAGCAAGATCACCAACAACTGAACTCACAAGCAAGTCCGGAGTCTCAGCCTGGGCTACAGCTCATGACCTCTACCCAccacttaaaaatggaaatatgcACATCATTG ATGACTTTGAATCTAAATTTACTTTCCATTCTGTGGAAGATTTCCCCCCACCTGACGAATTCAAgccatttcagaaaatatatcCCAGCAAGATAGCTCGAG ATCCCTCTAAAAATCCTCCATTAAGAACACATGTGAGATGA
- the WIPF3 gene encoding WAS/WASL-interacting protein family member 3 isoform X3 yields the protein MVFPFFTASSEVPKLRKEDQKARNALLADIQQGTRLRKVTQINDRSAPQIEKPKGTNRDGVNPAINKGGTQQPLGGLFAGGFPVLRPAGQRDMPAGRPGQLPGVRAAAPKTSAAPTSSAAKASSNPSHPAEGPRAAVPPEPPSTSRAAAGPGRPSLPAPPPPPPASSKPSLTFPPPPALPPPAERPPKGVSPSAAPPPPLPPPQADKPTKFQAGASHPPPPPPPPPPPLPPSLPPVPPCGFPGRTTDFSAAASSPSEGRDCPPPAPPPPPPPPPHAHSLAANRLSFPPSPAFSSAASSADVPPPLPPKSPHLLSQFHKPSSIQSLPLPPTPGPPQPAAVAETRKKRPGRGAGTGAGRLVTPPQPPARSPTTELTSKSGVSAWATAHDLYPPLKNGNMHIIDDFESKFTFHSVEDFPPPDEFKPFQKIYPSKIARGKCVNMRRSDNYPTALKTGSENKEQKPALK from the exons ATGGTGTTTCCATTTTTCACA GCAAGTTCAGAGGTACCAAAATTGCGAAAGGAAGACCAAAAAGCACGAAATGCACTCTTAGCTGATATCCAGCAGGGAACTCGCTTAAGGAAGGTGACTCAAATCAATGACCGCAGTGCACCACAGATTGAAA aacCCAAAGGAACTAACAGAGATGGAGTTAATCCAGCCATTAATAAAGGCGGCACTCAGCAGCCTCTGGGAGGCTTATTTGCTGGTGGCTTTCCTGTTCTCAGaccagcaggccagagggacatgCCAG CTGGGAGGCCTGGGCAGCTTCCTGGTGTCCGAGCAGCGGCTCCCAAGACCTCCGCCGCACCGACCAGCAGCGCTGCGAAGGCGAGCAGTAACCCCTCGCACCCAGCCGAAGGCCCAAGGGCGGCGGTCCCACCAGAGCCTCCCAGCACCTCCCGAGCCGCAGCCGGCCCGGGACGGCCCAGCCTGCCCGCCCCCCCTCCACCGCCTCCCGCTTCCAGCAAACCTTCCCTcactttccctcctccccccgctcTCCCGCCTCCGGCCGAGCGCCCTCCCAAGGGGGTGTCCCCCAGCGCTGCTCCTCCGcccccgctccctcctcctcaggctGACAAGCCCACCAAGTTCCAAGCAGGCGCTTCGcacccgcccccgccgccccctcctcctcctcctcctctccccccctccctgccccccgtGCCCCCCTGCGGGTTTCCAGGCAGGACAACCGACTTCTCTGCCGCTGCTTCCTCTCCGTCGGAGGGAAGGGATTGCCCACCTCCCGcaccgccgcccccgccgcctcctccgccacACGCGCACTCCCTGGCCGCGAACAGGCTCTCCTTTCCACCCTCCCCGGCCTTCAGCAGTGCCGCCAGCAGTGCTGACGtgccccccccgctgccccccaagTCTCCCCACCTGCTGTCGCAGTTCCACAAGCCAAGCAGCATCCAGTCGCTGCCGCTCCCTcccacccccggccccccgcagccCGCAGCGGTGGCGGAGACCAGGAAGAAGAGACCCGGCCGAGGCGCAG GAACCGGTGCTGGGAGGCTAGTCACACCTCCACAGCCACCAGCAAGATCACCAACAACTGAACTCACAAGCAAGTCCGGAGTCTCAGCCTGGGCTACAGCTCATGACCTCTACCCAccacttaaaaatggaaatatgcACATCATTG ATGACTTTGAATCTAAATTTACTTTCCATTCTGTGGAAGATTTCCCCCCACCTGACGAATTCAAgccatttcagaaaatatatcCCAGCAAGATAGCTCGAGGTAAGTGTGTAAACATGAGAAGATCTGATAATTACccaacagcattaaaaacagggagtgaaaataaagaacagaaaccaGCATTAAAGTGA
- the WIPF3 gene encoding WAS/WASL-interacting protein family member 3 isoform X1: MPVPPPPPPPPPPPPPPPSGGPPPPPPLASSEVPKLRKEDQKARNALLADIQQGTRLRKVTQINDRSAPQIEKPKGTNRDGVNPAINKGGTQQPLGGLFAGGFPVLRPAGQRDMPAGRPGQLPGVRAAAPKTSAAPTSSAAKASSNPSHPAEGPRAAVPPEPPSTSRAAAGPGRPSLPAPPPPPPASSKPSLTFPPPPALPPPAERPPKGVSPSAAPPPPLPPPQADKPTKFQAGASHPPPPPPPPPPPLPPSLPPVPPCGFPGRTTDFSAAASSPSEGRDCPPPAPPPPPPPPPHAHSLAANRLSFPPSPAFSSAASSADVPPPLPPKSPHLLSQFHKPSSIQSLPLPPTPGPPQPAAVAETRKKRPGRGAGTGAGRLVTPPQPPARSPTTELTSKSGVSAWATAHDLYPPLKNGNMHIIDDFESKFTFHSVEDFPPPDEFKPFQKIYPSKIARGKCVNMRRSDNYPTALKTGSENKEQKPALK; this comes from the exons GCAAGTTCAGAGGTACCAAAATTGCGAAAGGAAGACCAAAAAGCACGAAATGCACTCTTAGCTGATATCCAGCAGGGAACTCGCTTAAGGAAGGTGACTCAAATCAATGACCGCAGTGCACCACAGATTGAAA aacCCAAAGGAACTAACAGAGATGGAGTTAATCCAGCCATTAATAAAGGCGGCACTCAGCAGCCTCTGGGAGGCTTATTTGCTGGTGGCTTTCCTGTTCTCAGaccagcaggccagagggacatgCCAG CTGGGAGGCCTGGGCAGCTTCCTGGTGTCCGAGCAGCGGCTCCCAAGACCTCCGCCGCACCGACCAGCAGCGCTGCGAAGGCGAGCAGTAACCCCTCGCACCCAGCCGAAGGCCCAAGGGCGGCGGTCCCACCAGAGCCTCCCAGCACCTCCCGAGCCGCAGCCGGCCCGGGACGGCCCAGCCTGCCCGCCCCCCCTCCACCGCCTCCCGCTTCCAGCAAACCTTCCCTcactttccctcctccccccgctcTCCCGCCTCCGGCCGAGCGCCCTCCCAAGGGGGTGTCCCCCAGCGCTGCTCCTCCGcccccgctccctcctcctcaggctGACAAGCCCACCAAGTTCCAAGCAGGCGCTTCGcacccgcccccgccgccccctcctcctcctcctcctctccccccctccctgccccccgtGCCCCCCTGCGGGTTTCCAGGCAGGACAACCGACTTCTCTGCCGCTGCTTCCTCTCCGTCGGAGGGAAGGGATTGCCCACCTCCCGcaccgccgcccccgccgcctcctccgccacACGCGCACTCCCTGGCCGCGAACAGGCTCTCCTTTCCACCCTCCCCGGCCTTCAGCAGTGCCGCCAGCAGTGCTGACGtgccccccccgctgccccccaagTCTCCCCACCTGCTGTCGCAGTTCCACAAGCCAAGCAGCATCCAGTCGCTGCCGCTCCCTcccacccccggccccccgcagccCGCAGCGGTGGCGGAGACCAGGAAGAAGAGACCCGGCCGAGGCGCAG GAACCGGTGCTGGGAGGCTAGTCACACCTCCACAGCCACCAGCAAGATCACCAACAACTGAACTCACAAGCAAGTCCGGAGTCTCAGCCTGGGCTACAGCTCATGACCTCTACCCAccacttaaaaatggaaatatgcACATCATTG ATGACTTTGAATCTAAATTTACTTTCCATTCTGTGGAAGATTTCCCCCCACCTGACGAATTCAAgccatttcagaaaatatatcCCAGCAAGATAGCTCGAGGTAAGTGTGTAAACATGAGAAGATCTGATAATTACccaacagcattaaaaacagggagtgaaaataaagaacagaaaccaGCATTAAAGTGA